The following proteins are co-located in the Xiphophorus hellerii strain 12219 chromosome 2, Xiphophorus_hellerii-4.1, whole genome shotgun sequence genome:
- the slc27a2 gene encoding long-chain fatty acid transport protein 2 — protein MSVWLSAAAGLAILAFAYIRAFCPYFSDDCAYMLRSLRLGIRLTKYRKSKPFYSILDCFLDAVKRQPTKTFILFEGRSFSYGEADLQSNKVARALQAEARLKEGDTVALFLPNEPSFVWTWLGLAKLGCPAALLNFNIRSKSLLHCFSCCGAKVLIAAPELLDAVAEVLPTLRDQGIRVFLLSDRCSVEGITALSDKIAEASDRPLPPELRANIHIRSTALYIYTSGTTGLPKAAVVTHERVWAASFVQASSGTTADDIFYINLPLYHSAGFLIGMAGGIERGLTLVLRKKFSASQFWDDCRKYNVTVMQYIGETLRYLCNMPKKENEKNHKVRIAIGNGVRSDVWSEFLNRFGDIKVRELYAATEGNIGFINYTSKIGAVGRINLLHRLFFPYTLIKFDIEKEEPVRNSEGLCIKAETGETGLLVGKITRRSPFIGYAGNKQQTEKKRLYDVLKKGDLYFNTGDLLRFDHEKFVYFQDRVGDTFRWKGENVATSEVADILTLAACILEANVYGVKVEGHEGRIGMAAVTLKEGETFDSAAVYKQVVSYLPAYARPRFLRVQPSLEMTGTFKMRKVKLVEDGFNPALISDPLYFLDPDQKTYVPLTEEIHGAIAAGKMKL, from the exons ATGTCCGTGTGGCTCTCCGCTGCGGCCGGCCTGGCCATCCTGGCCTTCGCATACATCCGGGCTTTCTGCCCGTACTTCAGCGATGACTGCGCCTACATGCTGCGGAGCCTCAGGCTGGGCATCAGGCTCACCAAGTACAGGAAGTCCAAACCTTTCTACAGCATCCTGGACTGCTTCTTGGACGCGGTGAAGAGGCAACCCACCAAGACCTTCATCCTCTTCGAGGGCCGCTCGTTCAGCTACGGAGAGGCGGACCTGCAGAGCAACAAGGTGGCCCGGGCTCTGCAGGCTGAAGCCCGGCTGAAGGAGGGCGACACCGTGGCTCTGTTTCTGCCTAACGAGCCCAGCTTCGTGTGGACCTGGCTCGGTTTGGCCAAGCTGGGCTGCCCCGCGGCTCTGCTGAACTTCAACATCAGATCCAAGTCTCTGCTGCACTGCTTCTCCTGCTGCGGGGCCAAAGTGCTCATTGCCGCTCCAG AGCTGCTGGATGCGGTGGCGGAAGTTCTGCCGACGCTCCGGGATCAGGGCATCCGGGTGTTCCTCCTGTCGGACCGCTGCAGCGTGGAAGGAATCACCGCTTTGTCTGACAAGATCGCCGAAGCCTCCGACCGGCCGCTGCCTCCGGAGCTGCGGGCCAACATCCACATCCGCAGCACCGCGCTCTACATCTACACGTCCGGCACCACCG GTTTGCCTAAAGCAGCTGTTGTCACCCATGAGAGAGTGTGGGCCGCGTCCTTCGTCCAGGCATCGAGTGGAACCACAGCAGACGACATTTTCTACATCAACCTGCCTCTGTACCACAGCGCCGGCTTCCTCATCGGGATGGCCGGAGGCATCGAGAGAG GTCTCACTCTCGTTCTGAGgaagaagttttcagcctctcaGTTCTGGGACGACTGCAGGAAGTACAACGTGACGGTGATGCAGTACATCGGCGAGACGCTGCGTTACCTCTGCAACATGCCAAAG aaagaaaacGAGAAGAACCACAAAGTTCGAATCGCCATCGGGAACGGAGTCCGAAGCGACGTGTGGAGCGAGTTCCTGAATCGATTCGGCGACATTAAGGTCAGAGAGTTGTACGCCGCCACCGAGGGAAACATCGGCTTCATCAATTACACGTCCAAGATCGGAGCGGTGGGACGCATCAACCTTCTGCACCGG CTTTTCTTTCCTTACACTTTGATCAAGTTTGACATCGAGAAGGAGGAGCCCGTCAGAAACTCGGAGGGTCTGTGCATCAAAGCAGAAACCG GTGAAACTGGGCTTTTGGTTGGAAAAATAACTCGGCGCTCTCCGTTTATTGGCTACGCCGGCAACAAGCAGCAGACGGAGAAGAAGAGGCTTTACGACGTCCTGAAAAAAGGCGACCTGTACTTCAACACCGGCGACCTGCTTCGGTTCGACCAcgaaaagtttgtttattttcaggaCCGAGTGGGCGACACGTTCAG gtgGAAAGGTGAAAACGTGGCCACGTCGGAGGTCGCAGACATCCTCACTTTGGCTGCCTGCATCTTAGAAGCAAATGTTTATGGTGTTAAAGTGGAAG GTCACGAGGGTCGGATCGGCATGGCAGCCGTCACTTTGAAAGAAGGAGAAACCTTCGACTCCGCAGCCGTCTACAAGCAAGTCGTCTCCTACCTGCCGGCCTACGCAAGACCCAGATTCCTGCGGGTTCAG CCGTCCCTGGAGATGACGGGGACGTTCAAGATGAGGAAGGTGAAACTGGTGGAGGACGGATTCAACCCCGCGCTCATCAGCGACCCGCTTTACTTCCTGGACCCGGACCAGAAGACGTACGTCCCTCTGACGGAGGAGATCCACGGCGCCATCGCTGCAGGAAAAATGAAGCTCTAA